TGTACTCGTGGACGGGTTTTTGGATGTTAAACAGATGTCCCAGTATTCTCAATAAAAAAATTTTCATCGCATAAAGCACCACAACAAGAACAGAAACACTGACAAAAAAACGAAATCCCTGATGCACATAAGCGAGCTGATAATACTGTGCAACGAGGTAAAAAAACATGCCGATTGTGAAGCCAAACTGGATAAATAAAAACAAAAATGGCCAGGAACTGAACACATTATCCTCCTTATTCAGGTTATTTAGTCCGCGATTACTGTAAAAAGATTGCACAATACTCTGTAATTGTTTGGAGAAAGAGATTCTGAGTACAGCAAAAACAACCAGTAACAACACGATAAAACCCAGCACCCAGGTCTGTCCTTTATGTAACGGAGTACCCGTTCTGAAGCGGCTTACTTTCTTCAGTTTACTATACTTTTTAAACCAGGCATCCAGATCCAGCTTCTCAAAAACATTGGCTTTCATGATACTGTCCATCAGCATATGTTTGTTGATCAGGGAGTCCGGAAGAATCCAGGTATGCGTCATTATAGAATCTGTCACAAACTTCTGCCGTACCAGAAATGCAGAGTCTCTCACCAGCCTGGGCTTATAAACCCTGCGTTTTACAGTAGAATCTCTGACTACAGACAAGTCCTGCGCATTCGCCTTTCCAAAGCCTGCAATGCACAGCAGGAAAAATGTTACCAAAAAGTATTTATACATCGGGCAATAAAAGTAACGGGATTATTCCTTTGTGCAAAGCTAAGATATTATTATTTCACATTCATGCATTGCGGCAGAATAGCTGCTGACTCCTCTTTCTGCGTAACGGTATTGTACGTTTCCATGTCAGCTCCGGCCCGGCTCCGCAGCGAGTCCACCTATTTACAGAAAAAGGTGGACTCACCGTGGACTCATTGTGGAGTCAAGGTGGACTCACACAGTTGTTTCTGCGAATTCTCTGAGGCCGGAATCAACACAATAATTAATTCATATTTATTTCGGAACGATCAGTCCATATTGTATATTTGCCCCATGGCCCGGAATAAAGCATTCGACATAGATCATAAATTAACGGTAGCACGTGACCTTTTCTGGGAAAAGGGTTATCATGCTACGTCAATCAATGATCTTGTAGATACGCTTGGACTTAACCGGAGCAGCATATACGACACTTATGGCAGTAAGCATGAGCTGTTTCTAAGTAGCCTGACTAATTATGCACAGTTAAAAATCAGTGAGTACCAGACTGCCGGCAAAGGAGCTGATTCAGCTTTTAGCGCATTAACCAATATCATCAGAAGTGTAGTTGAGCATACGCTAAAAGATGACAGAAACTGCCTGATTGTAAAATCGACCTTTGAAGTGGCCGGAAAAAACGATGATATCCGGGCAATCATTGTTAAACATGGAAAAGTACTGCAGGAAATATTTGCCAGCCTGATCAGAAAAGCACAGCAAAACGGAGAAATCGGCACCTCAAAAGATCCGGAAGTTATGGCTGCCTTTATTTTATCGAGCTTTAGCGGTTTCTGGCAGCAATACATTTTGTCCGGAAGCCGTGAGCAGGTAGACAAATCCGTTGAATTTTTAATTTCAGTCATCAAATAACATTTTTTTTACCCTAATACAGAACGATTGTTCCAGAAATAAAAAACAAGATGAAAACAGCAAAAGAAAACACCGCAGCAACAACAGAATTAATCGAAACCTACTTCAGAAAATTACTGGTAGAACGCGATATTAAAGGAATCATTGACTTATACAGTGATCAGGTAGATTTCAACATTCCGGGTAATACGGATGTCGCTCCATGGGTAGGAAGAAGAAAAAACAAAACTGAAATAGCTGAATTTTATGACCTGCTGGTGCAGTATCTTGACCATCAGTCATTCATAATTACCAATCGGTTTATTCAGGATAACCAGGCCGTGATCACAGGAAATCTGGCTTCCCGGGTGAGAAGTTCAGATAAGGTATTCAAATCTGACTTTTCGATGCAATTTACGCAGGAAAATGGTCTGATCACACATTATCTGATGCTGGAAGACAGTTATGCACTGGTTGAAGCTATAAAACAGGACTAAAAAACAGGACAGTCAGTACCGGGCAGAATTCCTTCCCGGTCTGCTTTCAGGATTTTATCTTTACCGCTACCGGTAATAATCCACATAGAATCAAAGTCTGCACTGCTCCAGGATAGTTTCTGATGTTTAATTCCGAGGGCTTTGGCAAGCGCAGGGATATTACCGTGGTTCCAGACCAGCAGCACGGTACCTTGCCGACGTTTGATATCTTTTGCTATTGCAGCAAAATCTGTTCCCTCAAAGTTGCTGTTGATACTAACACTGTACTTAACTGCAAATGGGGTAATAGTCTGAAACATGCGTGAATGCATCGTTTTATTACCATTACTCAAAGAAGGCACATAGATCGCAGCCGGAACACCTATTTTTTTATAGAGTACGCTGGTTAACTTTAAAGAACGGTTAAGCCCTTTACAGCTCAGGTTTTCATTTTGATCCTGTTTTTCACCATGACGGATAATTACTATTCTGGTTTGTGCTTTTAGCGCTGGGGATAACATCAATCCGCATAATACACACATTGCTGTTAAAACTATCTTTTTCATTACAGCCAAAATACTATTTTAATTGCAATTCATCTGACAGCTAATCAGACAGCCTGATAATTAACCGGCTCAGATCTGAACAATAAATGGAGCCGG
This portion of the Pedobacter lusitanus genome encodes:
- a CDS encoding nuclear transport factor 2 family protein — encoded protein: MKTAKENTAATTELIETYFRKLLVERDIKGIIDLYSDQVDFNIPGNTDVAPWVGRRKNKTEIAEFYDLLVQYLDHQSFIITNRFIQDNQAVITGNLASRVRSSDKVFKSDFSMQFTQENGLITHYLMLEDSYALVEAIKQD
- a CDS encoding histidine phosphatase family protein; translation: MKKIVLTAMCVLCGLMLSPALKAQTRIVIIRHGEKQDQNENLSCKGLNRSLKLTSVLYKKIGVPAAIYVPSLSNGNKTMHSRMFQTITPFAVKYSVSINSNFEGTDFAAIAKDIKRRQGTVLLVWNHGNIPALAKALGIKHQKLSWSSADFDSMWIITGSGKDKILKADREGILPGTDCPVF
- a CDS encoding DUF4271 domain-containing protein yields the protein MVTFFLLCIAGFGKANAQDLSVVRDSTVKRRVYKPRLVRDSAFLVRQKFVTDSIMTHTWILPDSLINKHMLMDSIMKANVFEKLDLDAWFKKYSKLKKVSRFRTGTPLHKGQTWVLGFIVLLLVVFAVLRISFSKQLQSIVQSFYSNRGLNNLNKEDNVFSSWPFLFLFIQFGFTIGMFFYLVAQYYQLAYVHQGFRFFVSVSVLVVVLYAMKIFLLRILGHLFNIQKPVHEYISILYLSYFNISLIFIPLVVAFALSPMKYGIYYIVISFILLGVIFTFQFIRAGINILSHYRFSKFYLFMYFCALEICPILILIKAIGLEL
- a CDS encoding TetR/AcrR family transcriptional regulator, whose protein sequence is MARNKAFDIDHKLTVARDLFWEKGYHATSINDLVDTLGLNRSSIYDTYGSKHELFLSSLTNYAQLKISEYQTAGKGADSAFSALTNIIRSVVEHTLKDDRNCLIVKSTFEVAGKNDDIRAIIVKHGKVLQEIFASLIRKAQQNGEIGTSKDPEVMAAFILSSFSGFWQQYILSGSREQVDKSVEFLISVIK